A region of Panicum virgatum strain AP13 chromosome 8N, P.virgatum_v5, whole genome shotgun sequence DNA encodes the following proteins:
- the LOC120686196 gene encoding HVA22-like protein a: MGSGSLLKVLAKNFDVLAGPLVALAYPLYASVKAIETKSPVDDQQWLTYWVLYSLITLFELTFASIIQWLPFWPSLKLIFICWLVLPYFNGAAYVYQNYVRPAFIKNQMVNIWYVPQKKGLFGKSDDFLSALDKFVEENGTEALKKLANKAGKSFKQSSKSSKDSKESKPAKDSKESKSSKDSKEPKSSKDAKQPKPSKDLKEQKPSKDLKSPKDSKEQKKAAPKDPKKASLKDSKELKKALKDSKEQEALKDPKEYTAKKRVTFAEVEPEKEVKASNSEWNPSSEFHSAYPEQNSWTSSFMIFEDENTYWNQGHLV; the protein is encoded by the exons atGGGCTCCGGATCTTTGCTCAAGGTCCTCGCCAAGAACTTCGACGTCCTCGCAGG GCCTTTGGTTGCACTGGCTTATCCTTT GTATGCTTCAGTTAAGGCAATAGAAACCAAATCTCCTGTGGATGATCAACAATGGCTCACATATTGGGTGCTGTACTCGTTAATAACACTGTTTGAACTCACATTTGCATCAATTATTCAGTG GCTTCCTTTTTGGCCTTCACTGAAATTGATCTTCATTTGCTGGCTTGTTTTGCCATACTTCAATGGTGCAGCCTATGTGTACCAAAACTATGTGAGGCCAGCCTTCATAAAGAACCAGATGGTCAACATTTGGTATGTTCCTCAAAAGAAGGGCCTTTTTGGGAAATCTGATGACTTCCTCTCAGCACTCGATAAGTTTGTTGAAGAAAATGGAactgaagctttgaagaaactGGCAAACAAG GCTGGCAAGTCATTTAAACAGTCTAGTAAATCATCAAAGGATTCGAAAGAATCAAAACCAGCAAAGGATTCGAAAGAATCAAAATCATCGAAGGATTCGAAAGAACCCAAGTCATCAAAAGATGCAAAGCAACCCAAGCCATCAAAAGATCTGAAGGAGCAGAAGCCATCAAAGGATTTGAAGTCACCCAAGGATTccaaagaacaaaagaaggcaGCACCGAAAGATCCTAAGAAAGCGTCCCTGAAGGATTCTAAAGAACTGAAGAAAGCACTGAAAGATTCAAAAGAACAGGAAGCTCTGAAAGATCCAAAGGAATATACAGCAAAGAAGCGAGTGACATTCGCTGAGGTGGAACCTGAGAAGGAGGTCAAGGCCTCCAACAGTGAGTGGAACCCATCCTCTGAGTTCCACAGCGCGTACCCTGAGCAAAACTCTTGGACTAGCAGCTTCATGATCTTCGAGGATGAAAACACTTACTGGAACCAGGGCCATCTCGTTTG A
- the LOC120685103 gene encoding cytochrome P450 89A9-like, with the protein MQYALIFLLPLTLLLVHIVGCLRLRHAPTRKAAYARLAAFRSALLSKLPTLGLGRPDVYVTDRFAAHRLLVRGAAAGGAFSDCPPSIVPSAVLSRRRHYNINSAPYGPLWRAVCRNLTVKILHPSRLRRYARRRALGDLVADLDRQRSSGSGGVVLAAESLGEAMFGLLAAMCFGGGVDVLARRRCASPASMCSDVLA; encoded by the coding sequence ATGCAATACGCGCTCATCTTCTTGCTCCCCTTGACTCTCCTCCTCGTCCACATCGTCGGCTGTCTCCGGCTCCGGCATGCACCGACGCGCAAGGCAGCCTACGCGCGGCTCGCCGCCTTCAGGTCGGCGCTCCTAAGCAAGCTCCCCACTCTCGGCCTCGGCCGGCCGGATGTTTACGTCACCGACCGTTTCGCCGCGCACCGCCTCCTCgttcgcggcgccgccgccggcggcgcgttcTCGGACTGCCCTCCGTCCATCGTGCCCAGCGCCGTgctctcgcgccgccgccactacAACATCAACTCGGCGCCGTACGGCCCGCTCTGGCGCGCCGTCTGCCGCAACCTCACCGTCAAGATCCTCCACCcgtcgcgcctccgccgctacgcccgaCGCCGCGCGCTCGGCGATCTCGTCGCGGACCTTGACCGGCAGCGCTCGTCCGGCTCCGGCGGAGTGGTGCTCGCCGCCGAGAGCCTGGGCGAAGCCATGTTCGGCCTGCTGGCCGCGATgtgcttcggcggcggcgtcgatgtGCTAGCCCGGCGTCGATGTGCTAGCCCGGCGTCGATGTGCTCCGATGTGCTGGCCTAG